Proteins encoded within one genomic window of Pantanalinema sp.:
- the rocF gene encoding arginase — MTGHQSPQLENRLASQAALAAAIVGIPFDLGAPRRGSGLATRAIRYAGLVRRLERLGVAVKDLGDVPVPDSPVPHSDLLRNLPAVAEAAEAAYHGAREAIREGAFSVFLGGDHSVAIGTIAGVSSVHAERAERLGLLWFDAHGDFNTADTTVSGHIHGMPFAVALGHGTPELTRLGGFSPKVPAANAVLIGARDLDEAEERLIAEAGVRVFRMTEIEARGIQAVMDEAIAIASDGTAGIHVSFDMDVVDPKEAPGVGSPARHGMTAREARLALAQLARTGLVRSLDMVEVDPLLDASNQSARLAVDLIAAALGR; from the coding sequence ATGACTGGCCACCAGTCACCGCAGCTTGAAAACCGTCTTGCTTCCCAGGCCGCGCTCGCGGCCGCCATCGTCGGAATTCCCTTCGACCTCGGGGCGCCGCGCCGCGGCTCGGGCCTCGCCACCCGGGCCATCCGCTACGCCGGCCTCGTCAGGCGCCTCGAGAGGCTCGGCGTCGCGGTGAAGGACCTGGGCGACGTCCCGGTCCCCGACTCCCCGGTGCCCCACTCGGACCTCCTGCGGAACCTGCCCGCGGTCGCTGAGGCCGCCGAGGCCGCCTACCACGGCGCCCGCGAGGCGATCCGAGAAGGTGCCTTCAGCGTCTTTCTCGGCGGCGACCACTCGGTCGCCATCGGCACGATCGCCGGGGTCAGCTCGGTCCACGCCGAGCGCGCAGAGCGCCTGGGCCTTCTCTGGTTCGACGCCCACGGTGACTTCAACACCGCCGACACCACCGTCAGCGGCCACATCCACGGGATGCCCTTCGCCGTCGCGCTGGGCCACGGCACACCGGAGCTGACCCGGCTGGGCGGTTTCTCGCCCAAGGTGCCGGCGGCCAACGCCGTCCTGATCGGCGCCCGGGACCTGGACGAGGCCGAGGAGCGGCTCATCGCCGAGGCGGGCGTCAGGGTCTTTCGCATGACCGAGATCGAGGCGCGCGGGATCCAGGCGGTGATGGACGAGGCGATCGCGATCGCCTCGGACGGCACCGCCGGCATCCACGTCAGCTTCGACATGGACGTCGTGGACCCGAAGGAGGCCCCCGGGGTGGGGAGCCCCGCCCGGCACGGGATGACCGCCCGCGAGGCGCGCCTCGCCCTCGCCCAGCTCGCGCGCACCGGCCTGGTGCGATCCCTGGACATGGTCGAGGTCGATCCGCTGCTCGACGCGAGCAACCAGAGCGCCAGGCTCGCCGTGGACCTCATCGCCGCAGCGCTCGGCCGTTAG
- the nadA gene encoding quinolinate synthase NadA — protein sequence MQTTTAPIDPRLDLFEAIDALKRERNAIILAHYYQEADIQDVADFLGDSLALAQAAEKTDAAVIVFAGVHFMAETAKILNPNKTVLLPDLAAGCSLAESCPAEGLQALKDRHPDHVVVSYINCTAEVKAISDYIVTSSNALKIIRSIPEDQGIIFAPDRNLGRYLVKETGRDMILWQGSCIVHETFSARKIHALKLEHPGSLILAHPECEDPVLAISDVVGSTSALLNYVKDHPDGTYIVATEPGIIHQMQKASPQATLVPAPPEEGTCACNECPHMKLNTLEKLYLCLRDMQPEITMDEALRVQALKPIKKMLELSK from the coding sequence ATGCAGACGACCACCGCCCCCATCGATCCGAGGCTCGACCTCTTCGAGGCCATCGACGCCCTCAAGCGCGAGCGCAACGCCATCATCCTGGCCCACTACTATCAGGAGGCCGACATCCAGGACGTCGCCGACTTCCTGGGCGACAGCCTCGCGCTCGCCCAGGCCGCCGAGAAGACCGACGCGGCGGTGATCGTGTTCGCGGGCGTCCACTTCATGGCCGAGACCGCCAAGATCCTCAACCCGAACAAGACGGTCCTCTTGCCCGATCTCGCCGCGGGGTGCAGCCTCGCCGAGAGCTGCCCGGCCGAGGGCCTCCAGGCGCTCAAGGACCGCCACCCCGACCACGTGGTCGTCTCGTACATCAACTGCACCGCCGAGGTCAAGGCGATCAGCGACTACATCGTGACCTCGAGCAACGCCCTCAAGATCATCCGCTCCATCCCCGAGGACCAGGGGATCATCTTCGCCCCCGACCGCAACCTGGGCCGCTACCTCGTCAAGGAGACCGGCCGCGACATGATCCTCTGGCAGGGCAGCTGCATCGTCCACGAGACCTTCTCGGCCCGCAAGATCCACGCCCTCAAGCTGGAGCACCCGGGCTCGTTGATCCTGGCGCACCCCGAGTGCGAGGACCCCGTCCTCGCCATCTCGGACGTGGTGGGCTCGACCAGCGCCCTGCTCAACTACGTCAAGGACCACCCCGACGGCACCTACATCGTCGCCACCGAGCCGGGCATCATCCACCAGATGCAGAAGGCCTCTCCCCAGGCCACCCTGGTCCCGGCCCCTCCCGAGGAGGGCACCTGCGCCTGCAACGAGTGCCCCCACATGAAGCTCAACACCCTGGAGAAGCTCTACCTCTGCCTGCGCGACATGCAGCCCGAGATCACCATGGACGAGGCCCTGCGCGTCCAGGCCCTCAAGCCCATCAAGAAGATGCTCGAGCTCAGCAAGTAG
- a CDS encoding low molecular weight protein-tyrosine-phosphatase — protein MINVIFVCLGNICRSPLGEGIFRHLVTQAGLSERFEIDSAGTGNWHVGKPPHEGSLRVARDRGLDISLQRARQIQIEDLDDHDYVVAMDTRNFTDIRDLDPLRKTRAQVVRMMDFAPARGLSDVPDPYFGGPEGFDHVYDLVEEACKGLLAHIAAEKGLRLTSL, from the coding sequence ATGATCAACGTCATCTTCGTCTGTCTCGGGAACATCTGCCGCTCGCCCCTGGGCGAGGGGATCTTCCGCCACCTGGTGACCCAGGCCGGTCTTTCCGAGCGCTTTGAAATCGACTCGGCGGGGACGGGCAACTGGCACGTGGGAAAGCCGCCGCACGAGGGCTCCTTGCGGGTGGCGCGCGATCGCGGCCTCGACATCTCGCTGCAGCGCGCCCGCCAGATCCAGATCGAGGACCTGGACGACCACGACTACGTGGTCGCCATGGACACCCGGAACTTCACCGACATCCGCGACCTGGATCCGCTGCGCAAGACCCGCGCGCAGGTCGTGAGGATGATGGACTTCGCCCCGGCGCGCGGCCTCTCCGACGTGCCGGATCCGTACTTCGGGGGCCCCGAGGGCTTCGACCACGTCTACGACCTGGTCGAAGAGGCCTGCAAGGGCTTGCTCGCGCACATCGCCGCCGAGAAGGGCCTGCGCCTCACGTCCCTCTAG
- a CDS encoding globin produces the protein MITNLYEAIGGDETIRRLVNAFYPRVAADPDLSPIFPEDLTETVEKQRLFLTQFLGGPPLYTQTHGNPRMRARHLPFEITPTRREAWLRTMAAAMDEIGLAGEPREEFFERLRLTAHHMENSPEPTSPPPGGVGSGG, from the coding sequence ATGATCACGAACCTGTACGAAGCCATCGGCGGCGACGAGACGATCCGGCGGCTGGTGAACGCCTTCTACCCGCGCGTGGCGGCCGATCCGGACCTTTCGCCCATCTTCCCGGAGGACCTCACCGAGACCGTCGAGAAGCAGCGCCTCTTCCTGACGCAGTTCCTCGGGGGGCCGCCCCTCTACACCCAGACCCACGGCAACCCGCGCATGCGCGCGCGCCACCTGCCCTTCGAGATCACCCCGACCCGGCGCGAGGCGTGGCTGCGAACCATGGCGGCTGCCATGGACGAGATCGGCCTGGCAGGAGAGCCGCGCGAGGAGTTCTTCGAGCGCCTGAGGCTCACGGCCCACCACATGGAGAACTCCCCCGAGCCCACCTCCCCGCCCCCCGGTGGGGTGGGCTCGGGGGGATAA
- a CDS encoding alpha/beta hydrolase-fold protein, with protein MQYAIQLSTLPASERLFTLGELSIPKLGRSRRVDVYLPLGYERSRLTRYPVMYMWDGQNLFEHQRAFMGAWRVGASLDLLTAAGELPPMIVVGIDNGGEHRLSEQSPWPDARFKSSGEGADFLSFVTDVVKPMVDRTLRTRPQREFTAVAGSSMGGLTSLYALYHAPEVFGRAAAFSPSLHFARAAIFDYLKDQAKPEGARLYLDVGGREVGRVERSRPITNQAKRLDAFLREQGWKDRHDYYWLVDPKGTHSEACWATRFPAAMRFLWGDLI; from the coding sequence ATGCAATACGCCATCCAACTGTCGACCCTCCCGGCCAGCGAGCGCCTCTTCACCCTCGGCGAGCTGAGCATTCCCAAGCTCGGGCGATCGCGCCGGGTGGACGTCTATCTCCCTTTGGGCTACGAGCGCTCGCGTCTGACCCGCTATCCCGTCATGTACATGTGGGACGGCCAGAACCTCTTCGAGCACCAGCGCGCCTTCATGGGGGCGTGGCGGGTCGGGGCCTCGCTCGATCTGCTGACGGCCGCTGGCGAGCTGCCGCCGATGATCGTGGTGGGCATCGACAACGGGGGCGAGCATCGCCTGAGCGAGCAGAGCCCGTGGCCCGACGCGCGCTTCAAGTCCAGCGGCGAGGGGGCGGACTTCCTGTCCTTCGTCACCGACGTGGTCAAGCCCATGGTGGATCGCACCCTTCGCACGAGGCCCCAGCGCGAGTTCACCGCCGTCGCGGGATCCTCGATGGGCGGGCTCACCTCGCTCTACGCGCTGTACCATGCGCCCGAGGTCTTCGGTCGGGCGGCGGCCTTCTCGCCCTCGCTGCACTTCGCCCGCGCGGCGATCTTCGACTACCTCAAGGATCAGGCCAAGCCCGAGGGCGCGCGGCTCTACCTGGACGTGGGGGGGCGCGAGGTCGGCCGCGTCGAGCGCAGCCGGCCCATCACCAACCAGGCCAAGCGCCTCGACGCCTTCCTGCGCGAGCAGGGCTGGAAGGACCGCCACGACTACTACTGGCTGGTGGATCCCAAGGGGACCCACAGCGAGGCCTGCTGGGCCACGCGCTTCCCGGCGGCCATGCGCTTCCTGTGGGGGGATTTGATCTGA
- a CDS encoding NAD(P)/FAD-dependent oxidoreductase: protein MERIVVVGGGAAGMMAAIAAAQAGARVLLLEKTDRLGFKIQISGGGRCNVTNDLDDPRELVKMYPGNGRFLSDAFRRFGKHDVLALLERRGVRTKVEPPYDKVFPVSDRSRDVILALTAEMKQLGVEVRFATPVAGLSVEDGRVKGVRTADDQLIEAGAVIVCVGGRSLPRSGSTGDGYKLAEAVGHRVADLYPSLVPLRVSGTKELAGVSLKDVEGTVLVDGKVADRRWRGDMLFTHFGLSGPVVLQLSRSAAEGLHRGRAVELRINLKPEMSASELEAELLARIEAAPRSLVASLLKDDMARSVVEPFLEASGVDGAKKVAELSRGDRARLVETLRGWRFPVTGWHSFEVAEVTAGGVDTKEVDPRTFQSKLVSGLYWAGEVLDVDGYVGGFNFQAAWSSGHAAGTAAAASILGK, encoded by the coding sequence GTGGAACGGATCGTGGTGGTAGGGGGCGGCGCGGCGGGGATGATGGCCGCGATCGCCGCGGCGCAGGCCGGCGCGCGGGTGCTCTTGCTCGAGAAGACGGACCGGCTCGGCTTCAAGATCCAGATCTCGGGCGGCGGGCGATGCAACGTCACCAACGACCTGGACGACCCGCGCGAGCTGGTCAAGATGTACCCGGGCAACGGCCGCTTCCTCTCGGACGCCTTTCGCCGCTTCGGCAAGCACGACGTGCTCGCCCTGCTCGAGCGCCGGGGGGTCCGCACCAAGGTCGAGCCTCCCTACGACAAGGTCTTCCCCGTCAGCGACCGATCCCGCGACGTGATCCTCGCCCTGACGGCCGAGATGAAGCAGCTCGGCGTCGAGGTCCGCTTCGCGACGCCCGTCGCGGGCCTTTCGGTCGAGGACGGCCGGGTCAAGGGGGTCCGCACCGCGGACGATCAGCTGATCGAGGCGGGTGCCGTGATCGTCTGCGTCGGGGGCCGCTCGCTACCCCGCTCGGGATCGACCGGCGACGGCTACAAGCTGGCCGAAGCCGTCGGCCACCGGGTGGCCGACCTCTACCCCTCCCTGGTGCCCCTGCGGGTGAGCGGCACCAAGGAGCTCGCGGGCGTCTCGCTCAAGGACGTGGAGGGCACCGTCCTGGTGGACGGCAAGGTGGCCGACCGGCGCTGGCGCGGCGACATGCTCTTCACCCACTTCGGGCTCTCGGGCCCCGTCGTCCTGCAGCTGAGCCGGAGTGCCGCTGAGGGCCTGCACCGGGGCAGGGCCGTCGAGCTGCGCATCAACCTCAAGCCGGAAATGAGCGCGAGCGAGCTCGAGGCCGAGCTGCTCGCGCGCATCGAGGCCGCCCCTCGATCCCTGGTCGCCTCGCTGCTCAAGGACGACATGGCCCGCTCGGTGGTGGAGCCCTTCCTCGAAGCGAGCGGGGTGGACGGCGCCAAGAAGGTCGCCGAGCTCTCGCGCGGCGACCGAGCGCGCCTGGTCGAGACCCTCAGGGGCTGGCGCTTCCCGGTCACCGGCTGGCACTCGTTCGAGGTGGCCGAGGTGACCGCCGGCGGGGTGGACACCAAGGAGGTGGACCCCAGGACCTTCCAGTCCAAGCTGGTTTCGGGCCTGTACTGGGCCGGCGAGGTCCTGGACGTGGACGGCTACGTGGGGGGCTTCAACTTCCAGGCCGCATGGTCGAGCGGCCATGCCGCCGGCACCGCCGCCGCGGCGTCGATTCTCGGCAAGTAA
- a CDS encoding Flp family type IVb pilin: MNQMMRVLKEEEGQALTEYGLILGLIAVVTVGALTMMGTNVNKMLSSIANTLSATGK, encoded by the coding sequence ATGAACCAGATGATGCGCGTGCTCAAGGAAGAAGAAGGCCAGGCCCTGACCGAGTACGGCCTCATCCTGGGCCTCATCGCGGTTGTGACCGTCGGCGCCCTCACCATGATGGGCACCAACGTCAACAAGATGCTCTCGTCGATCGCCAACACCCTCAGCGCGACCGGCAAGTAG
- a CDS encoding TadE/TadG family type IV pilus assembly protein — MRNRNESGQALVETALVLPVILAMMLGIFGFGHLFNAQLVITNASREGARIGALGRPDTNIKAAVAKYLSGAGLNDPGTVVTISKETVADGRDVSVNVSYPFKTALNLPGVPNPINLKSTAVMRVEQD; from the coding sequence ATGCGTAACCGGAACGAATCCGGGCAGGCGTTGGTCGAAACGGCGCTCGTCCTGCCCGTCATCCTGGCGATGATGCTCGGGATCTTCGGCTTCGGGCACCTCTTCAACGCCCAGCTCGTCATCACCAACGCCAGCCGAGAGGGCGCCCGGATCGGCGCCCTCGGGCGACCGGACACCAACATCAAGGCGGCCGTCGCCAAGTACCTGAGCGGCGCCGGCCTCAACGATCCCGGGACGGTGGTCACCATCTCCAAGGAGACGGTGGCCGACGGCCGCGACGTGAGCGTCAACGTGAGCTATCCCTTCAAGACGGCGCTGAACCTTCCGGGAGTCCCCAACCCCATCAACCTCAAGTCGACGGCCGTCATGCGCGTGGAGCAGGATTAG
- the cpaB gene encoding Flp pilus assembly protein CpaB, translating to MKKAQRLLVAVGLGLVTSGGIFAYVSGQNERANAGEPQGPVLIVKAPIPLSAKISPEMVAVETRPSKFIPEGALTSPEAAVGRLARIELSAGEALVESKLFAPGEEARAVLPVPPGMRAITVAVDEVVGVAGFVQPGMSVDVVSTLDVEGQTVTKFLLQRVKVLACAQEAKREGDPEAKVVSSATLAVSPSDAEKLILAADRGKIRLAMRDQNEKGDAKTAGATPESLIGVKRPEPAPVKVAAKPRPQAPRIVKVIVPAKTPAEKPSIMIIRGTSTEYVNR from the coding sequence ATGAAAAAGGCACAAAGGCTGCTGGTCGCGGTGGGCCTCGGGCTCGTCACCAGCGGCGGGATATTCGCCTACGTCTCGGGGCAAAACGAGCGCGCCAACGCCGGCGAGCCCCAGGGGCCGGTGCTGATCGTCAAGGCCCCCATCCCCCTGAGCGCCAAGATTTCCCCCGAGATGGTCGCGGTCGAGACCCGCCCCTCCAAGTTCATCCCCGAGGGGGCCCTCACGAGCCCCGAGGCGGCCGTCGGCCGCCTGGCGAGGATCGAGCTGAGCGCGGGCGAGGCCCTCGTGGAGAGCAAGCTCTTCGCGCCGGGCGAGGAGGCCCGCGCCGTCCTGCCCGTCCCCCCCGGCATGCGCGCCATCACCGTCGCGGTCGACGAGGTGGTGGGCGTGGCGGGCTTCGTCCAGCCCGGCATGAGCGTCGACGTGGTCAGCACCCTCGACGTGGAGGGGCAGACCGTCACCAAGTTCCTCCTGCAGCGCGTCAAGGTCCTCGCCTGCGCCCAGGAAGCCAAGCGAGAGGGCGACCCGGAGGCCAAGGTGGTCTCCTCGGCGACCCTCGCCGTCTCCCCGTCGGATGCCGAGAAGCTCATCCTCGCGGCCGACCGCGGCAAGATCCGCCTGGCGATGCGGGACCAGAACGAGAAGGGCGACGCCAAGACCGCGGGGGCCACCCCCGAGTCGCTGATCGGCGTCAAGCGCCCCGAGCCCGCCCCGGTCAAGGTGGCCGCCAAGCCCCGGCCTCAGGCCCCCCGGATCGTGAAGGTCATCGTGCCGGCCAAGACCCCCGCCGAGAAGCCCTCGATCATGATCATCCGGGGCACCTCGACCGAGTACGTCAACCGCTGA
- a CDS encoding pilus assembly protein N-terminal domain-containing protein — translation MKSLRWILAASLVVAPATAALALADETLPVSVGKSEVVSVGGEVTKVSVTDPQIADVAVLSKKDVLINGKKPGTTNLIVWTKSKRLTYDVVVRVDAGLLKATIRKATGAKDLQVEVVNDAVLLYGKVDRTSQIQMAEKLASGFAPRVVNLLSADAVQQVQVDVEVVELSKNGAGELGVKWGQMKRTSSGEDVFDPDVANVIQGDARNPRNGQAFSNLVSGGGTAFGLYERINAKLNLMVQNGSARILAKPNLVAVSGGKAEFLAGGEIPVPTAQQQGQISYEWKPYGIKLSIEPTVLEDGRISMKVAPEVSQLDYNNAVRLANFVVPAVTSRRAETQLVLGQGQGLAIGGLLQNSESKVVEQVPILGSIPILGELFKSTKYQKNETELAILVTPRLVSPESKPQTTTPTK, via the coding sequence ATGAAGTCTCTGCGTTGGATTCTGGCCGCGTCGCTGGTCGTGGCGCCCGCAACCGCAGCCCTCGCCCTGGCGGACGAAACGCTGCCGGTCTCGGTCGGCAAGTCGGAGGTCGTCTCGGTCGGCGGCGAGGTCACCAAGGTGTCGGTCACCGACCCGCAGATCGCCGACGTGGCGGTCCTCTCGAAGAAGGACGTGCTGATCAACGGCAAGAAGCCCGGCACCACCAACCTGATCGTCTGGACCAAGAGCAAGCGCCTGACCTACGACGTGGTGGTGCGGGTGGACGCCGGCCTGCTCAAGGCCACCATCCGCAAGGCCACCGGGGCCAAGGACCTGCAGGTCGAGGTCGTCAACGACGCGGTGCTGCTCTACGGCAAGGTGGACCGCACCAGCCAGATCCAGATGGCCGAGAAGCTCGCCTCGGGCTTCGCCCCGCGCGTCGTCAACCTGCTCTCGGCCGACGCGGTTCAGCAGGTACAGGTGGACGTGGAGGTGGTCGAGCTCTCCAAGAACGGCGCAGGGGAGCTGGGCGTCAAGTGGGGCCAGATGAAGCGAACCTCGAGCGGCGAGGACGTCTTCGACCCCGACGTGGCCAACGTGATCCAGGGTGACGCGCGCAACCCCCGCAACGGCCAGGCCTTCTCGAACCTGGTCTCGGGCGGCGGCACCGCCTTCGGCCTCTACGAGCGCATCAACGCCAAGCTCAACCTGATGGTGCAGAACGGCTCGGCCAGGATCCTCGCCAAGCCCAACCTGGTCGCCGTCAGCGGCGGCAAGGCCGAGTTCCTCGCCGGCGGCGAGATCCCGGTGCCCACCGCCCAGCAACAGGGGCAGATCTCGTACGAGTGGAAGCCCTACGGCATCAAGCTCTCCATCGAGCCGACCGTGCTCGAGGACGGCCGCATCTCGATGAAGGTCGCCCCAGAGGTCAGCCAGCTCGACTACAACAACGCCGTGCGCCTCGCCAACTTCGTGGTGCCCGCCGTGACCAGCCGGCGCGCCGAGACCCAGCTGGTGCTCGGCCAGGGCCAGGGCCTCGCCATCGGCGGCCTCTTGCAGAACAGCGAGTCCAAGGTCGTCGAGCAAGTTCCCATCCTTGGCAGCATCCCCATCCTCGGCGAGCTCTTCAAGTCCACCAAGTACCAGAAGAACGAGACGGAGCTTGCGATCCTCGTGACCCCCAGGCTGGTGAGCCCCGAGTCTAAACCCCAGACGACCACCCCCACGAAGTAG